One genomic window of Salmo salar chromosome ssa12, Ssal_v3.1, whole genome shotgun sequence includes the following:
- the LOC106564017 gene encoding cilia- and flagella-associated protein 251-like isoform X2, whose product MSSLNYSPPAKEEEVCCTETEALGMNIVVKEEDEGVTVKGEKDAFRIKKEEEEDITVKEEENVTVKEEKEHFGPEEGIEAVTVEEEEVEAFRIKKEEEEDITLKEEEEDVRVKEEKEPFGMKEEEGIEAVTVEEEEVEAFRIKKEEEEAITLKEDEEDVTVKEPFRVKEEEEAISIKEEEEDILGVKEDGEEEGEEEEETEDLINTTAAPVRTRPGFCCCVQRELPSGCSPTVPGTNQGTCPWQSSGSGWSIRQTWKRGLERDIY is encoded by the exons ATGAGCTCATTAAATTACTCCccccctgctaaagaagaggaggtctgttgCACTGAGACCGAAGCTCTGGGgatgaacattgtcgtgaaagaagaAGATGAGGGTGTTACAGTGAAGGGAGAGAAAGACGCTTTCAGAATTAaaaaggaggaagaagaggatattacagtgaaagaagaagagaacgttacagtgaaagaagagaaagaacatTTTGGGCCAGAAGAGGGGATAGAGGCTGTCacagtggaagaggaggaggtagaagctttcagaatcaaaaaggaggaagaggaagatatcacattgaaagaagaggaggaggatgttagagtgaaagaagagaaagaacctTTTGgaatgaaagaggaagaggggatagaggctgtcacagtggaagaggaggaggtagaagctttcagaatcaaaaaggaggaagaggaggctatcacattgaaagaagatgaggaggatgttacagtgaaagaaccttttagagtgaaagaggaagaggaggctatctcaataaaagaggaggaggaagacattTTGGGAGTGAAAGAGGATggtgaggaagaaggagaggaggaggaggagacagaagatctgattaacacca CTGCGGCTCCCGTCCGTACTCGGCCTGGATTCTGCTGTTGTGTGCAAAGAGAATTACCTTCAGGTTGTTCTCCCACCGTTCCTGGTACCAATCAAGGAACTTGCCCATGGCAGTCTTCAGGGTCTGGTTGGTCCATTCGTCAAACCTGGAAGAGGGGGTTGGAAAGGGATATCTATTGA
- the LOC106563997 gene encoding zinc finger protein 501-like — MSSLSYSPPAKEEARCWTEKESLKLNIVIKEKENISVKGEEEAFRIKQEEEESISITLKEEDVKEEKEHFGVEEEAIILKEEDDTVKEEKEPIGVKEEEMIEAVTVEAEEVEALIMKKEEEDITLKEEEEDIIMKEEEEPFRVKEEAISVKEEEVEGEEEETEDRISTRARPDSHSDSGKSTSGQPDPKMAKPARPHHCSHCGKSFINLRSLKVHERVHTGEKPYNCSQCGKSFTQLGNLKMHERIHTGEKPFHCSLCGKSFTQLAALKTHERTHTGEKHFHCNLCGKSFTRIGSLKTHERIHTGEKPFHCSLCGKSFTQLGALKTHERTHTGEKNFHCSLCRKSFTQLGALKKHERTHTREKHFHCSLCGKTFTQLGSMKTHERTHNGEKPYHCSQCQNTFSALRDLKSHERTHLVERQRPFQCSQCGKRFIQSSHLKDHTTTHTGEKPFQCSQCGKGFTRLSTLKTHKNTHRR; from the exons ATGAGCTCTCTAAGCTACTCACCCCCAGCTAAAGAAGAGGCGAGatgttggacggagaaagaatcTCTCAAACTGAACATTGTCATAAAAGAAAAAGAGAATATCTcagtgaaaggagaggaagaagctttcagaataaaacaggaggaagaggagtctaTCAGCATCACATTGAAAGAGGAAGatgtgaaagaagagaaagaacatTTTGGAGTGGAAGAGGAGGCTATCATATTAAAAGAGGAGGATgatacagtgaaagaagagaaagaacccATTGGAGTGAAGGAGGAAGAAATGATAGAGGCTGTCACAGTGGAAGCGGAGGAGGTAGAAGCTTTGATAatgaaaaaggaggaagaggatatcacattgaaagaagaagaggaggatattataatgaaagaagaggaagaaccttttagagtgaaagaggaggctATCTCAGTAAAAGAGGAGGAagtggaaggagaggaagaggagactgAAGATCGGATTAGCACCA GAGCGAGACCAGACTCTCACTCGGACAGCGGAAAGAGTACTTCAGGGCAACCAGACCCAAAAATGGCCAAACCAGCGAGACCACACCACTGCtcccattgtggaaagagttttattAATTTAAGGAGCCTAAAAGTTCATGAAagagtacacacaggagaaaagccttacaacTGCTcgcagtgtggaaagagttttactcagttagggaacctgaaaatgcatgagagaatacacacaggagagaagcctttccactgctccctgtgtggaaagagttttacccagttagcTGCTCTGAAAACACATGAGaggacgcacacaggagagaagcattTCCACTGCAAcctgtgtggaaagagttttacccggaTAGGGTCCCTGAAAACGCATgagcgaatacacacaggagagaagcctttccactgctccctgtgtggaaagagttttacccagttaggggccctgaaaacacatgagagaacacacactggagagaagaaTTTCCACTGCTCCCTGTGtagaaagagttttacccagttaggCGCCCTGAAAAAACACGAGAGGACACATACAAGAGAgaagcatttccactgctccctgTGTGGAAAGACTTTTACCCAGTTAGGGTCCATGAAAacacatgagaggacacacaatGGAGAGAAGCCATATCACTGCTCCCAGTGTCAAAATACTTTTTCTGCATTAAgggacctgaaatcacatgaaaGAACCCACTTAGTAGAGAGGCAGAGGCCTTTCcaatgctctcagtgtggaaagagattCATCCAGTCATCACATCTGAAAGatcacacgacaacacacacaggagaaaaaccattccaatgctctcagtgtggaaagggttttaccaggttAAGCACACTAAAAACACataagaatacacacaggagataa
- the LOC106564017 gene encoding oocyte zinc finger protein XlCOF6-like isoform X1 — protein MSSLNYSPPAKEEEVCCTETEALGMNIVVKEEDEGVTVKGEKDAFRIKKEEEEDITVKEEENVTVKEEKEHFGPEEGIEAVTVEEEEVEAFRIKKEEEEDITLKEEEEDVRVKEEKEPFGMKEEEGIEAVTVEEEEVEAFRIKKEEEEAITLKEDEEDVTVKEPFRVKEEEEAISIKEEEEDILGVKEDGEEEGEEEEETEDLINTRERPDSHSESGTSPSEEPDPETSKPARAHHCSQCGKRFIRLGHLKEHMKTHTGEKPYHCSQCGKGFGQSGHLKVHERRHTGEKPYQCSQCEKKCFSPGDLKSHERTHTQSLERHFQCSQCGKRFIQSSHLKEHERIHTGEKPFQCSQCGKGFRYSGHLKVHERTHTGEKPYQCSQCQKGFFSPGDLKKHERTHLVERPFQCSQCGKRFMQSTHLKKHKRIHTGEQPFQCSHCGKSFTRLGNLKTHEMTHTGEKPFHCSFCGKRFTHLGNLKMHEMTHTGNKPFHCSQCGKGFGHSGHLKVHERTHTGEKPYQCSQCESKFFSSGDLKSHERTHTVERPFQCSQCGKSFTRLGNLNMHLRTHTGEKPYHCSDCGKRFIQLGDLKSHERTHTGDKPFQCSQCGKSFAWLGNLKMHERIHTGEKPFHCSLCGKSFTFLGTLKKHEMTHTGEKPFQCSQCGKSFTQLVNLKRHDATHTG, from the exons ATGAGCTCATTAAATTACTCCccccctgctaaagaagaggaggtctgttgCACTGAGACCGAAGCTCTGGGgatgaacattgtcgtgaaagaagaAGATGAGGGTGTTACAGTGAAGGGAGAGAAAGACGCTTTCAGAATTAaaaaggaggaagaagaggatattacagtgaaagaagaagagaacgttacagtgaaagaagagaaagaacatTTTGGGCCAGAAGAGGGGATAGAGGCTGTCacagtggaagaggaggaggtagaagctttcagaatcaaaaaggaggaagaggaagatatcacattgaaagaagaggaggaggatgttagagtgaaagaagagaaagaacctTTTGgaatgaaagaggaagaggggatagaggctgtcacagtggaagaggaggaggtagaagctttcagaatcaaaaaggaggaagaggaggctatcacattgaaagaagatgaggaggatgttacagtgaaagaaccttttagagtgaaagaggaagaggaggctatctcaataaaagaggaggaggaagacattTTGGGAGTGAAAGAGGATggtgaggaagaaggagaggaggaggaggagacagaagatctgattaacacca gagagagaccagactcgcATTCTGAAAGCGGGACGAGTCCTTCAGaagaaccagacccagagacaTCCAAACCAGCAAGAGcacaccactgctcccagtgtggaaagagatttaTCCGGTTAGGGCACCTGAAAGAACATATGAAAACacatacaggggagaagccttatcactgctcccagtgtggaaagggttttgGACAGTCAGGGCATCTAAAAGTGCATGAAAGaagacacactggagagaagccataTCAATGCTCCCAGTGTGAAAAGAAATGTTTCTCACCAGGTGACCTGAAGtcacatgagagaacacacacacagtctttagAGAGGCATTTCcaatgctctcagtgtggaaagagatttaTCCAGTCATCGCATCTGAAAGAGCATgaaagaatacacacaggagagaagcctttccaatgctctcagtgtggaaagggttttagaTACTCAGGGCATTTAAAAGTGCAtgaaagaacacacactggagagaagccgtaTCAATGCTCCCAGTGTCAAAAGGGTTTTTTCTCACCAGGGGACCTGAAAAAACATGAGAGAACACATTTAGTAGAGAGGCCTTTCcaatgctctcagtgtggaaagagatttaTGCAGTCAACACATCTGAAAAAacacaagagaatacacacaggcgAACAACCATTCCAATGCTCTCATTGTGGAAAAAGTTTTACCCGTTTAGGAAACTTGAAAACGCATGAgatgacacacacaggagagaagcctttccactgctccTTCTGTGGAAAACGTTTTACCCATTTAGGGAACCTGAAAATGCATGAGATGACACACACAGGAAATAAGCCTTTtcactgttcccagtgtggaaagggttttgGACACTCAGGGCATCTAAAAGTGCAtgaaagaacacacactggagagaagccataTCAATGCTCCCAATGTGAAAGTAAATTTTTCTCTTCAggggacctgaaatcacatgagagaacacacactgtaGAGAGGCCTTTCCagtgctctcagtgtggaaagagttttacccggtTAGGGAATCTGAATATGCAtttgagaacacacacaggggagaagccataTCACTGCTCAGACTGTGGAAAGAGATTTATCCAGCTAggggacctgaaatcacatgagcggacacacacaggagataagcctttccaatgctctcagtgtggaaaaaGTTTTGCCTGGTTAGGGAACTTGAAaatgcatgagagaatacacacaggagagaagcctttccactgctccTTGTGCGGAAAGAGTTTTACCTTTTTAGGGACACTGAAAAAGCATGAgatgacacacacaggagagaagcctttccaatgctcccaatgtggaaagagttttacccagttagtgaacctgaaaaggcatgacgcaacacacacaggatag